A region of the Terriglobia bacterium genome:
GCTCATCGGTGTTGACTCCCAGCATCTTGGAATAGCTCGCATCCATGGCGTGCTCGGCGTCGATGAAGGCTGCGGATCCCCCGACCTTTTGCGCCTGGGCAATCGCGTGGAGCGCCAGCGTGGTCTTGCCGCTCGACTCCGGCCCGAAGATCTCCACTACTCGCCCTTTCGGAAATCCTCCCACGCCCAGAGCGGCGTCCAAAGAAATGGATCCGGTGGAAATCGACCTTACTCCCGAAGGATCCGTGCGGTCTCCCAGACGCATGATCGAGCCCTTGCCAAACTGCTTCTCGATCTGGGTCAGGGCCACCTCAATTGCTTTATTTCTGTTGCTACGCTCGTCCGCCATTAGGCTTTCCCTTCTTTTTCACGATAATCATAGAAGCCGCGGCTCGTTTTCCGTCCCAGCAGGCCGGCATCCACCATCTTCACCAGGAGCGGACAGGGCCGGTATTTCGGATCGCCGAGCCCATCGTGCATCACGCGCAGGATGTCCAGACAGACGTCAAGGCCAATAAAATCCGCGAGCGTGAGCGGCCCCATCGGGTGATTCATACCCAGCTTCATGACGGTGTCGATCGCTTCGCGCGAGCCCACGCCCTCCATAAGGGCATAGACAGCCTCATTGATCATGGGGAGCAGCACCCGGTTGGCAACGAAACCGGGATAATCCTGCACCTCGACCGCCGTCTTTCCGAGCACCACTGCCAGATCCAGGATCTTCCTGCATGTAGCGTCGGAAGTTTCCAAGCCTCTGATCACTTCAAGCAGCTTCATGATCGGCACAGGATTCATGAAGTGCATGCCGATGAAACGATCGGGCCGCCGGGTCGAAGCGGCCAGCTTAGTGATTGAAATGGATGACGTATTGGTAGCGAGGATCGCTTCGGGGCCGCAGATCCGGTCCAACTCCTGAAAGACCCCCGTCTTGATCGTCAGGTTCTCGTTGACCGCCTCCACAACCAGACTGCAGGAGGCAAACGCGGCGAGTCCCATCGAGGGCGAAATCCGGCTCAAAGCTGCATTGCGGTCCTGCACCGTAATCGTGCCCTTCTGGACGAAGCGGTCGAGGCTCTTCTCGATCGTCTTCATTGCGCGATCCAGAAACTCCTGGCGCACATCGGAAAAATGCACCAGATAACCCGCCTGTGCAAACACCTGGGCGATACCGCTCCCCATGGTGCCTGATCCGACCACGCCCACAATCCCTATCCCTGTTTTTTCCATGATCACTCCCCCAGGAGCAATATCGGTTTGGTGGATGCTACTCTATCTAACCCGTCAAGCGTCTCGGTGAGCCAAAAATCTTACACCCCTATCATCGCGCGGCGCAACCATTCGATGCAACGAACATAATGGCAAATGCGGATTTCATGCACCCCACCGATTTTTGCTCCTCAACCCGGTGGCTTGCGGGCGTTATTCATGTAATCTACTGCTGGGATTTGATCAGCAAACCGGTTGCATTCGGGCGGCTTGCTCCATAGAATTTTCTTTTTTGCTGCGACGCAGGGAGGTGGCAGTGGACGATTCCGGCTCATCCAGACAGAAGTGGGCGCTTATCCTGGGAGCTTCCAGCGGCTTCGGCGCCGCGGCAAGCCTGGCGTTGGCGCGCGGCGGTTTCCACATCTTCGGCGTCCACCTCGATCGGCGCGCGACGCTTCCCCATGCCGAGCGAGTCATTTTCGAGATCCGGAGCCTGGGGCAAAAAGCGGTGTTTTTCAACATCAACGCGGCCGACCCTGCCCGGCGTGCGGAGGTCATCCTGACCTGCAGGGAGGAGATCGCCATGACGCCGGGAAGCGGAGGAATCGATGCCCTGCTGCACTCTCTGGCCTTCGGAACCCTCAAGCCCTACATTTCGGACTCCGGCGAAGGCGTGATCAAGCCTGCTGACATGAACATGACGCTTGATGTAATGGCTCACAGCCTGGTCTATTGGGTTCAGGACCTGTTCGCCGCCGGACTTCTGCACAAGGGTGCCAAGATCTTTGCAATGACCAGCGCCGGAGGCCGCCGTGTCTGGCAGCGTTATGGCGCCGTTTCGGCTGCCAAAGCCGCCCTGGAATCCCATATCCGGCAGCTGGCCGTCGAGCTGGCACCCTATGGCATCAGCGCCAATGCCCTGCGAGCCGGCGTAACCGATACTCCGGCGGCGCGCAAGATCCCCGGCAACGAGCGTATGTTCGCTCACGCCCTCGAAACCAACCCCGCGAAGCGGCTGACACAACCTGAAGATGTGGCCGAGGCTCTGGTTGCACTTCTATCCTGCAGTTCGAACTGGATGACAGGGAACGTCATCGGCGTCGATGGCGGCGAAGATCTCACCGGCTGAAGACGATCTGCCGACGCCTGCTTTTTATCGGTCCGCTTCGGATCCGTCCTTGGCCGTTGACTCTCCCGATCCCACCTGCTAACATGTCGCGTTTTCGAATGGAGTGTTTTATGCCAATGCAATGTTATGTTTGCGCCAAGGCCCCGGTCTTTGGGCAC
Encoded here:
- a CDS encoding SDR family oxidoreductase, encoding MDDSGSSRQKWALILGASSGFGAAASLALARGGFHIFGVHLDRRATLPHAERVIFEIRSLGQKAVFFNINAADPARRAEVILTCREEIAMTPGSGGIDALLHSLAFGTLKPYISDSGEGVIKPADMNMTLDVMAHSLVYWVQDLFAAGLLHKGAKIFAMTSAGGRRVWQRYGAVSAAKAALESHIRQLAVELAPYGISANALRAGVTDTPAARKIPGNERMFAHALETNPAKRLTQPEDVAEALVALLSCSSNWMTGNVIGVDGGEDLTG
- a CDS encoding 3-hydroxybutyryl-CoA dehydrogenase is translated as MEKTGIGIVGVVGSGTMGSGIAQVFAQAGYLVHFSDVRQEFLDRAMKTIEKSLDRFVQKGTITVQDRNAALSRISPSMGLAAFASCSLVVEAVNENLTIKTGVFQELDRICGPEAILATNTSSISITKLAASTRRPDRFIGMHFMNPVPIMKLLEVIRGLETSDATCRKILDLAVVLGKTAVEVQDYPGFVANRVLLPMINEAVYALMEGVGSREAIDTVMKLGMNHPMGPLTLADFIGLDVCLDILRVMHDGLGDPKYRPCPLLVKMVDAGLLGRKTSRGFYDYREKEGKA